The region CTACAAGCGTGCTGTTGTCACTTATCCGGTTTGAAGGCCAGGGCCAGCGGCTTGAGTGCGCACTGAACCCCCCGGCGCCCATCCTGCGGATTCCGTTGCGCAAGGAGGCTTATCCCGCCCACACGGCCACGGGGGAGAACTGCCGCTTTACGTTCAACATCAGCGTCGTGGGCCAGGAGGACGTTGCCGACTCGAGCGGCAAGACCTGGAAGACGTGGCGGCTGGAGCAGAAGACCGACTACCAGATGGGCGGCGTGACCGGGACGATCCGTGGGCCGGTGTGGTTCTCGCCGGACCTCGGCACCTCCGTCAAGGAGGATCAGACAAACGACGCGACCTTCTCCGACGCCGGCCAGAGCCTCGTGTTGAAAAGCCGCGACGTCCTACTCCTGAAGCGCCACCCCTAAGCAGGAGCACGAGGGGCTGGGCACCGGGGGTCGCGGCTACAGGCCCAGCAGCGACTTCGCTATGAGCAGGTAGATCGCCAGGCCGGTTGCGTCCACCAGCGTCGTGATCAGCGGCGCGGACACCAGGGCCGGGTCGATTTTGAACCTCTGCGCGACCAGCGGTATGAGGGCGCCGATCGTGTTCGCCCACGTGCAAATGACGACGACGGAGAGCCCGACCACTACCGACAGGCGCATCGAGCTGTTCCACAACAGGGCCCGGCCAAAGGCGCCGACGCCCAGCGTCAGGCCGAGCAGCAGGCCGCCCGCCAGTTCGCGAGCCAGCACCCGCCAGGTGTCCCTCAGCTGGATCTCGCGCAAGGCCAGGCCACGAATCAGCGTGGAGACGGTCTGGGCTCCCGTGTTGCCGCCGGTGCCGATCAGAAGCGGAATGAAAAACGTCAGGGCGACCATGCGCGAAAGCTCGTCGTCGAACACCCGCAGCACAATGCCCGTCGCCGTCTCGGCGACAAACAGCAGCAAAAGCCAGCCCGCCCTGCGCCGGACGGCGCTCGTGAGCGGGATGCTGAAGTAGGGCTGGGCCGGCATCCCCCCGGCCTCGATTCCGCCGAACCGCAGGACGTCCTCCGACCCCTCCTCGAGCAGAACGTCGATAACGTCGTCCACCGTCACCAGACCGAGCATCACGCCCTGCGAAGAGACCACCGGCAGCGCCAGGAAGTCGTAGCGCGACACCAGCCGGGCGACCTCCTCCTGGTCGGTGTCCGGCGTGACGGAAATCACGTCCGTGCGGATGATGCGCCCCAGCGGCGTCTCAGGCTGGGCCACCATCACCTCGCGCAGGGAGACCACACCCTGGAGGCGGCCGGCCGCGTCGAGGCTGTAGAAGTCGGTGATGGTCTCCACCTCCTCGTCCACCACCCGCAGCTGGGCGACGGCCTCGGCGGCCGTCATCCTGGGGTCGACCCGGACGAACTTCTCGGTCATGATCCGGCCCGCGCTCTTCGGGGGGTAGGCCAGCAGATCGCGGACCTCGGCGGCGTCCGGTGCACGCATCACCTGCAGCAGCTGCTGCTGCATCTCCGGGACGTCCTCGGTGAGGATCTCCGCGACGTCGTCCATCGGCATGAGGTCCAGCAGGTGCCCGGCTTCCGCGGGGCTCAGAGACTCCAGCAGGTCGCGGGTGACGTCCGGACTGACCTCGGCCAGGACGTCCGACGCGAACTCCGGCGTCAGCGCGCGGAACACCGCGCACCGCTCGTCTGTCTCCAGCCGGTTGAACACGTCCGCGACGTCGGCGGGGCGCGCGGCCTCGGCAAGGTCCCTCAGCGTCCGGGGATCGTCCAGATGGCGACAAAGCTCCTCTTCGAGCAGGTCGACCGTCAGCGGCTGGGCGTCGCGCACGAGTTGTCCTCTGAAAAGAGACGGGAAAACGAACGTCCATGATGCTTTATCGCGCGCCCGGCGATCGAGGCTTCGCTACAGTCGGGCAGGTCCGCCGACCCGGGAGCAATTGATGCTGACGGCGCAGTGCCATGACGCAGAGTCCGGGTGGTCGCGCGTCATGGACATCGAGCGGGTCTCGGACCTCCGGGAGACTCCGGGAAACCTCGTGTGGGCGGAGGCGGACGTGTCGTCGCTCACCGACGACGACGCGGCCGCGATGGCCCAGGAGTTCGGTCTGCACCCCCTGGCGATCGAGGACGCACTGTCGGGGCGCCAGCGCCCGAAGCTCGAGCAGTACGACAGCCATCTGTTCGTCGTCATCCACCAGCTCGATGACGAGGGCATGCAGCTGGAGCCGGCGCAGATCTCCTGCTTCGCCGGCAGCCGCTACGTCCTGGTGCTGCATGACAACGCGGGCAGGACCCTCACCGAGGCCAGGCGGCGCTTCGCCTCGGCACCCACGGACATCAAACGCGGCCCGGCGTTTTTGATGCACGCGCTGATCGACTCGATCGTGGACGACTACCAGGCCATAGCCGACCGCATCGAGACCGACATCGAGACGCTGGAGGAGGTCGTGCTTGGCGACCCCGCCACGCCCGTCCAGAAGCAGCTGTACTCGATCAAGCAGAAGCTGGCGCGCCTCCGTCGCTACGCCCTGCCGGTGTCGCGCATGCTCGCAGTCGTGGTCGACCCCGAACGACCTCCCGTACTTGAC is a window of Actinomycetota bacterium DNA encoding:
- the mgtE gene encoding magnesium transporter — its product is MRDAQPLTVDLLEEELCRHLDDPRTLRDLAEAARPADVADVFNRLETDERCAVFRALTPEFASDVLAEVSPDVTRDLLESLSPAEAGHLLDLMPMDDVAEILTEDVPEMQQQLLQVMRAPDAAEVRDLLAYPPKSAGRIMTEKFVRVDPRMTAAEAVAQLRVVDEEVETITDFYSLDAAGRLQGVVSLREVMVAQPETPLGRIIRTDVISVTPDTDQEEVARLVSRYDFLALPVVSSQGVMLGLVTVDDVIDVLLEEGSEDVLRFGGIEAGGMPAQPYFSIPLTSAVRRRAGWLLLLFVAETATGIVLRVFDDELSRMVALTFFIPLLIGTGGNTGAQTVSTLIRGLALREIQLRDTWRVLARELAGGLLLGLTLGVGAFGRALLWNSSMRLSVVVGLSVVVICTWANTIGALIPLVAQRFKIDPALVSAPLITTLVDATGLAIYLLIAKSLLGL
- a CDS encoding magnesium and cobalt transport protein CorA, with translation MLTAQCHDAESGWSRVMDIERVSDLRETPGNLVWAEADVSSLTDDDAAAMAQEFGLHPLAIEDALSGRQRPKLEQYDSHLFVVIHQLDDEGMQLEPAQISCFAGSRYVLVLHDNAGRTLTEARRRFASAPTDIKRGPAFLMHALIDSIVDDYQAIADRIETDIETLEEVVLGDPATPVQKQLYSIKQKLARLRRYALPVSRMLAVVVDPERPPVLDESTSRYFRDVYDHMLRMTDQVRSVDDLADAILDLIRTEQVNQQSEATKRLSAWAAIIAVPTFIASVYGMNFRLVPLDGQRFGFWFALGLMTLTGLSLYAYFKKRGWL